The proteins below are encoded in one region of Macrobrachium rosenbergii isolate ZJJX-2024 chromosome 29, ASM4041242v1, whole genome shotgun sequence:
- the LOC136854392 gene encoding uncharacterized protein, whose amino-acid sequence MKGLLFVCCLAAVAFAQDGGNKRFFGGLNQGFGGVDSGFGGGFGGGINPGFGGGFGGVSNTCRRWCRTPEGQAYCCESNNEPDTIPFVKPGVCPPVRPQCPPVRSFAPPQTCSNDSKCGGVDKCCYDRCLEEHVCKPPVGSSGFGGFGFGR is encoded by the exons ATGAAG ggACTTTTGTTTGTCTGCTGTCTGGCAGCTGTTGCCTTTGCACAGGATGGAGGAAATAAACGATTCTTTGGAGGATTAAACCAAGGATTTGGTGGAGTTGATTCAGGATTTGGAGGTGGTTTTGGAGGTGGAATTAacccaggctttggaggaggatTCGGAGGAGTTTCCAACACCTGCAGACGTTGGTGCCGAACTCCTGAGGGACAGGCATACTGCTGCGAGAGCAACAATGAGCCTGACACCATTCCCTTCGTGAAGCCAGGTGTATGCCCTCCCGTCAGGCCTCAGTGCCCACCCGTCAGGAGCTTTGCCCCTCCTCAGACATGCTCCAACGACAGCAAGTGCGGAGGCGTCGACAAGTGCTGCTACGACAGGTGTCTTGAGGAGCACGTGTGCAAACCCCCTGTTGGGTCTTCCGGCTTTGGCGGATTCGGCTTTGGAAGATAA
- the LOC136854549 gene encoding uncharacterized protein — MVLRYKGLRVQQTAFTLYKKKNRGASNSAVDKMKGLQVLLVCCLAAVAFTKDKHGGNKRFFGGLNPGLGGADPGFGGGFGGGINPGFGGGFGGVSSTCRRWCRTPEGQAYCCETNDEPDTIPFVKPGVCPPVRPQCPPVRSFAPPQTCSNDSKCGGIDKCCYDRCLEEHVCKPLLGLPALEDSDFVDNSSLLLKELHFKSLCNSLFFLHSSDPRYPIINIYFQQRIFVSFSNIIPRLDEV, encoded by the exons ATGGTTTTACGATATAAAGGACTGCGAGTCCAGCAGACAGCATTCACTCTttacaagaagaagaatcgaGGCGCATCTAACTCTGCTGTAGACAAAATGAAA ggaCTTCAGGTCTTGCTCGTCTGCTGTCTGGCAGCTGTTGCCTTTACAAAGGATAAACACGGAGGAAATAAGCGATTCTTTGGAGGATTAAACCCAGGTTTAGGTGGTGCTGATCCAGGATTTGGAGGTGGTTTCGGAGGCGGCATTAAtccaggctttggaggaggatTCGGAGGAGTTTCCAGCACCTGCAGACGTTGGTGCCGAACTCCCGAGGGACAGGCATACTGCTGCGAGACCAACGATGAGCCTGACACCATTCCCTTCGTGAAGCCAGGTGTATGCCCTCCCGTCAGGCCTCAGTGCCCACCCGTCAGGAGCTTTGCCCCTCCACAGACTTGCTCCAACGACAGCAAGTGCGGAGGCATTGACAAGTGCTGCTACGACAGGTGTCTTGAGGAGCACGTGTGCAAACCCCTGTTGGGTCTTCCGGCTTTGGAGGATTCTGATTTCGTTGATAATTCTTCACTTTTATTGAAGGAGcttcattttaaatcattatgtaattctttattttttttacactcatcTGACCCAAGATATccgataataaatatttattttcaacaaagaATATTTGTATCATTTTCAAACATCATTCCTAGATTAGATGAGGTTTAG
- the LOC136854389 gene encoding uncharacterized protein translates to MKGLQILLVCGLAAIAFAQDKHGGNKRFFGGLNQGFGGADPGFGGGFGGGINPGFGGGFGGVSNTCRRWCRTPEGQAYCCETNDEPDTIPFVKPGVCPPVRPQCPPVRSFAPPQTCSNDSKCGGVDKCCYDRCLEEHVCKPPVGSSGFGGFGF, encoded by the exons ATGAAG ggACTTCAGATCTTGCTCGTGTGCGGTCTGGCAGCTATTGCCTTTGCACAGGATAAACATGGAGGAAATAAGAGATTCTTTGGAGGATTAAACCAAGGTTTTGGTGGTGCTGATCCAGGATTTGGAGGTGGTTTTGGAGGTGGAATTAacccaggctttggaggaggatTCGGAGGAGTTTCCAACACCTGCAGACGTTGGTGCCGAACTCCTGAGGGACAGGCATACTGCTGCGAGACCAACGATGAGCCTGACACCATTCCCTTCGTGAAGCCAGGTGTATGCCCTCCCGTCAGGCCTCAGTGCCCACCCGTCAGGAGCTTTGCCCCTCCACAGACTTGCTCCAACGACAGCAAGTGCGGAGGCGTCGACAAGTGCTGCTACGACAGGTGTCTTGAGGAGCACGTGTGCAAACCCCCAGTTGGGTCTTCCGGCTTTGGGGGATTTGGATTTTGA
- the LOC136854391 gene encoding uncharacterized protein, whose protein sequence is MKGLMFVCCLAAVAFAQDNSGGNKRFFGGLNQGFGGGDPGFGGGVNPGFGGGFGGVSNTCRRWCRTPEGQAYCCESNNEPDTIPFVKPGVCPPVRPQCPPVRSFAPPQTCSNDSKCGGVDKCCYDRCLEEHVCKPPVGSSGFGGFGFGR, encoded by the exons ATGAAG GGACTTATGTTTGTCTGCTGTCTGGCTGCTGTTGCCTTTGCACAAGATAACAGCGGAGGAAATAAGAGATTCTTTGGAGGATTAAACCAAGGTTTTGGTGGTGGTGATCCAGGATTTGGAGGTGGAGTTAAtccaggctttggaggaggatTCGGAGGAGTTTCCAATACCTGCAGACGTTGGTGCCGAACTCCCGAGGGACAGGCATACTGCTGCGAGAGCAACAATGAGCCTGACACCATTCCCTTCGTGAAGCCAGGTGTATGCCCTCCCGTCAGGCCTCAGTGCCCACCCGTCAGGAGCTTTGCCCCTCCCCAGACATGCTCTAATGACAGCAAGTGCGGAGGCGTCGACAAGTGCTGCTACGACAGATGTCTTGAGGAGCACGTGTGCAAACCCCCAGTTGGGTCTTCCGGCTTCGGTGGATTCGGTTTTGGAAGATAA
- the LOC136854390 gene encoding neuropeptide-like protein 30 — MARSTLLVALMVVLVACLATAYPQFGNPGLGGGVGFGQPGFGGAGIGGSPYTNAFGGPCRYWNQDPITRRYFCTETPDKTFPGLF, encoded by the exons ATG GCTCGCTCAACCCTTTTGGTCGCCCTAATGGTGGTACTCGTTGCCTGTTTGGCTACTGCATACCCACAGTTTGGTAATCCGGGATTAGGAGGAGGTGTAGGATTTGGGCAGCCTGGATTTGGCGGTGCTGGAA TTGGTGGAAGTCCTTACACCAATGCTTTCGGGGGTCCCTGTCGTTACTGGAACCAAGACCCCATCACCAGGAGATACTTCTGCACAGAAACTCCCGACAAGACATTCCCTGGACTCTTCTAA
- the LOC136854388 gene encoding uncharacterized protein: protein MKGLQLLFVCCLAAVALAQEKKEGNTRFFGGINQGIGGGFGGVDPGFGGGINPGLGGGFGGVSNTCRRWCRTPEGQAYCCESNNEPDTIPFVKPGVCPPVRPQCPPVRTFAPPQTCSNDSKCGGVDKCCYDRCLEEHVCKPPVGSSGFGGFGFGR, encoded by the exons ATGAAG GGACTTCAGCTTTTGTTCGTCTGCTGTCTGGCAGCTGTTGCCTTAGCACAGGAGAAAAAGGAAGGGAACACACGATTCTTTGGAGGGATAAATCAAGGCATCGGTGGAGGTTTCGGTGGTGTTGATCCAGGATTTGGAGGTGGAATTAACCCAGGCCTTGGAGGAGGATTCGGAGGAGTCTCCAACACCTGCAGACGTTGGTGCCGAACTCCCGAGGGACAGGCATACTGCTGCGAGAGCAACAATGAGCCTGACACCATCCCCTTCGTGAAGCCAGGTGTATGCCCTCCCGTCAGGCCTCAGTGCCCACCCGTCAGGACCTTTGCCCCTCCTCAGACATGCTCCAACGACAGCAAGTGCGGAGGCGTCGACAAGTGCTGCTACGACAGGTGTCTTGAGGAGCACGTGTGCAAACCCCCAGTTGGGTCTTCCGGCTTTGGAGGATTCGGTTTTGGAAGATAA
- the LOC136854551 gene encoding uncharacterized protein: protein MKGLLIVCCLTAVAFAQDGGNKRFFGGLNPGFGGVDPGFGGGINPGFGGGFGGVSNTCRRWCRTPEGQAYCCESNNEPDTIPFVKPGVCPPVRPQCPPVRTFAPPQTCSNDSKCGGVDKCCYDRCLEEHVCKPPVGSSGFGGFGFGR, encoded by the exons ATGAAG ggACTTTTGATCGTCTGCTGTCTGACAGCTGTTGCCTTTGCACAAGATGGGGGAAATAAGCGATTCTTCGGAGGATTAAACCCAGGTTTCGGAGGTGTTGACCCAGGATTTGGAGGTGGAATTAacccaggctttggaggaggatTCGGAGGAGTTTCCAATACCTGCAGACGTTGGTGCCGAACTCCCGAGGGACAGGCATACTGCTGCGAGAGCAACAATGAGCCTGACACCATTCCCTTCGTGAAGCCAGGTGTATGCCCTCCCGTCAGGCCTCAGTGCCCACCCGTCAGGACCTTTGCCCCTCCTCAGACATGCTCCAATGACAGCAAGTGCGGAGGCGTCGACAAGTGTTGCTACGACAGGTGTCTTGAGGAGCACGTGTGCAAACCACCTGTTGGATCTTCCGGCTTTGGAGGATTCGGTTTTGGAAGATAA